The proteins below are encoded in one region of Clostridium pasteurianum DSM 525 = ATCC 6013:
- a CDS encoding viroplasmin family protein, which yields MGKKVYAIKEGYDFQENRKIENRIVNTWSECLKYVKGVKGAVYKSFEDRDSAKNYLNEGSKLLKKGVDFYPEDCLHIYVDGSYNRETERYAYGLVAVRNNVIEYIESGKSKDNSQKNIRQIAGELEATIKSVEYALKNGENKVVIFHDYAGICHHATGFWERREESSIAYHKKINELINKGIEVIFVKVDSHTGDFYNELADEKCKEKVNIKSDKVVEKWLIDNKLKVKSEDIKNEILIIAPKAKENIEIIDSKCINKVQENEGIKFDSIINKYKSDKGNTLKFITNLTDSQKIKFITYLLDSRLN from the coding sequence ATGGGTAAAAAAGTTTATGCTATAAAAGAAGGATATGATTTTCAGGAAAATAGAAAAATTGAAAATAGAATAGTGAATACCTGGTCAGAGTGCCTTAAATATGTTAAAGGTGTTAAGGGTGCCGTATATAAAAGTTTTGAAGATAGAGATAGTGCAAAAAATTACTTAAATGAAGGAAGTAAGCTGCTGAAAAAAGGAGTAGACTTCTATCCTGAGGATTGTTTGCATATTTATGTAGATGGAAGCTATAATAGAGAAACTGAAAGATATGCTTATGGTTTGGTTGCAGTGAGAAATAATGTAATAGAATATATAGAAAGTGGAAAATCAAAGGATAATTCTCAAAAAAATATAAGACAGATAGCTGGAGAATTAGAAGCCACTATAAAATCCGTTGAGTATGCTTTAAAAAATGGAGAAAATAAAGTTGTAATATTTCATGATTATGCTGGTATTTGCCATCATGCTACAGGTTTTTGGGAGAGAAGAGAGGAATCTTCTATAGCTTATCATAAAAAAATAAATGAATTAATAAATAAAGGTATCGAGGTGATATTTGTAAAAGTGGATAGTCATACGGGAGATTTTTATAATGAGCTTGCAGATGAAAAATGTAAGGAGAAAGTTAATATTAAATCCGATAAGGTTGTGGAAAAGTGGCTCATTGATAACAAATTAAAAGTAAAGAGTGAAGATATAAAAAATGAAATACTGATTATAGCACCTAAAGCAAAGGAGAATATAGAAATTATTGATAGTAAATGCATAAATAAAGTTCAAGAAAATGAAGGGATTAAATTTGATAGTATCATTAATAAGTATAAATCTGACAAAGGAAATACCTTGAAATTTATAACTAATTTAACAGATTCACAAAAAATAAAATTTATTACATATTTACTGGATAGCAGATTAAATTAA
- a CDS encoding homocitrate synthase subunit alpha, whose protein sequence is MGINIVDTTLRDGEQKAGIALSVQDKVEIAKIISEMGVHQIEAGIPAMGGDEKISVSKIAALGLPSKIAAWNRMSTKDIDTSIECGVDIVHISSPVSDLQIKTKLEKDRKWVAENLKRTVIYALEKDCEVTVGLEDSSRADLNFLIQLCEMIFALGVKRVRYADTVGIMEPKELYSQIKKIRDKVPIDIEIHVHNDFGMAISNSFAAFKAGAKFADCTITGMGERAGNCDFLKFVKVIQELTGEKIYTGDFEDIIEKENEIKKILRLNW, encoded by the coding sequence ATGGGTATTAATATAGTTGATACTACTTTAAGAGATGGGGAACAAAAAGCAGGTATAGCTTTAAGTGTGCAAGATAAAGTAGAAATAGCTAAAATTATAAGTGAGATGGGAGTACACCAAATAGAAGCCGGTATACCTGCCATGGGGGGTGATGAGAAGATAAGCGTATCAAAAATAGCCGCCTTAGGGCTTCCTAGTAAAATAGCCGCTTGGAACAGAATGAGTACTAAGGATATTGACACTTCTATAGAATGTGGAGTAGATATAGTTCATATATCTTCCCCGGTATCGGATCTTCAAATAAAAACTAAGTTGGAAAAAGATAGAAAATGGGTTGCGGAAAATCTAAAGAGAACAGTTATCTATGCCTTGGAAAAAGATTGTGAAGTAACTGTAGGCTTAGAAGATTCTTCAAGGGCTGATTTGAATTTTTTAATTCAGCTATGTGAAATGATTTTTGCTTTGGGAGTTAAAAGAGTAAGATATGCAGATACAGTGGGAATTATGGAACCTAAAGAACTTTATAGTCAAATAAAAAAAATAAGAGATAAGGTTCCTATAGATATAGAAATACATGTACATAATGATTTTGGAATGGCAATATCAAATTCTTTTGCTGCCTTTAAAGCAGGAGCAAAATTTGCCGATTGTACGATTACAGGTATGGGGGAAAGGGCAGGAAATTGTGATTTTTTAAAGTTTGTTAAAGTAATACAAGAACTTACTGGTGAGAAAATATATACTGGGGACTTTGAAGATATAATTGAAAAGGAAAATGAGATTAAGAAAATTTTAAGATTGAATTGGTAA
- a CDS encoding homocitrate synthase/isopropylmalate synthase family protein, with the protein MAVVMDGVKKNIIDRTIPNLVKKFQNFNNDDIAYFLKLLHETGIDLFEINRDSMDKIKKFPLNLDYIYRIENIEDYNYLNNYNFKYIILNYKTIYRFLLEDEKIQKNLKEHNIILEIDIEDLDELYLSEDNKIFCIFNIVCLRINNLSKLDFIDEDFRIKDLKSKFNVLVDFCASNKYYMATAIIINAFLNGSDIITTEFNSNDYAAMEEVIIALKSIRNIEIRGDLKLISKLTRIYEKITSERVYSMKPILGEDIFKYESGIHADGIAKNPKNYEPFNPELIGTNRKLYIGKHSGKAALVVKFKELNLNCNNIDMNLFLQDIREKSIQEKRNVLDNEIIEMYKEYNKSYQR; encoded by the coding sequence ATGGCTGTTGTAATGGATGGTGTCAAAAAAAATATTATAGATAGAACTATACCGAATTTGGTAAAAAAATTTCAAAATTTCAATAATGATGACATAGCATATTTCTTGAAATTATTACACGAAACAGGTATAGATCTATTTGAAATCAATAGAGATTCTATGGACAAGATAAAAAAATTTCCCTTAAATTTAGATTATATATACAGAATTGAAAATATTGAAGATTATAATTATTTAAATAATTATAATTTTAAATATATAATTTTAAACTATAAAACTATATATAGGTTTTTATTAGAAGATGAAAAAATTCAGAAAAATTTAAAAGAACATAACATAATCTTAGAAATAGATATAGAAGATTTGGATGAGTTGTATTTAAGTGAAGACAATAAAATATTTTGTATTTTCAATATAGTATGCTTAAGGATAAATAATTTAAGCAAGCTGGATTTTATTGATGAAGACTTCAGAATAAAAGATCTAAAATCTAAATTTAATGTACTTGTAGATTTCTGTGCCAGCAATAAATATTATATGGCTACAGCAATAATTATAAATGCTTTTTTAAATGGTAGTGATATTATTACCACTGAATTTAATAGCAATGATTATGCTGCTATGGAAGAAGTTATAATAGCGCTTAAGTCCATAAGAAATATTGAGATACGTGGTGATTTGAAATTGATAAGTAAACTTACTAGAATATATGAAAAAATAACCAGTGAGAGAGTATATTCAATGAAACCTATATTGGGAGAAGATATTTTTAAGTATGAATCGGGAATACATGCAGATGGTATTGCTAAAAATCCTAAGAACTATGAACCTTTTAATCCAGAACTTATAGGTACAAATAGAAAATTATATATTGGAAAACATTCTGGAAAAGCAGCTTTAGTAGTAAAATTTAAAGAGCTTAATTTAAATTGTAATAATATAGATATGAATTTATTTTTACAAGATATAAGAGAAAAGAGTATTCAAGAAAAAAGGAATGTTTTAGACAATGAGATAATAGAAATGTACAAAGAATATAATAAAAGTTATCAAAGGTGA
- a CDS encoding methylglyoxal synthase — MSIDKLEKQKKIALVAHDNRKEALISWAEENKDVLCKHFLCGTGTTAKLITERTGLQVNGFKSGPMGGDQQIGANIVEGNIDFMIFFWDPLTSQPHDPDVKALLRISVLYDIPIAMSKSTADFILKSPIMEEEYERHVIDYYNKIRKNNF; from the coding sequence ATGAGTATAGATAAATTAGAAAAACAAAAGAAAATTGCACTTGTTGCTCACGACAATAGAAAAGAGGCTTTAATAAGCTGGGCTGAGGAAAATAAAGATGTCTTATGTAAACATTTTCTATGTGGTACCGGTACTACTGCAAAACTTATTACTGAAAGGACTGGTTTACAGGTAAATGGTTTTAAAAGTGGCCCCATGGGAGGAGATCAGCAGATTGGAGCAAATATAGTTGAGGGTAACATAGATTTTATGATTTTTTTCTGGGATCCATTGACATCGCAACCTCATGACCCAGATGTAAAAGCTCTTCTTAGAATTTCAGTTCTATATGATATTCCGATAGCTATGAGCAAATCTACAGCAGATTTTATATTGAAATCTCCTATTATGGAAGAAGAATATGAAAGACATGTGATAGATTATTACAATAAAATAAGGAAAAACAATTTTTAG
- the larA gene encoding nickel-dependent lactate racemase → MKMIKIPYSTKTLKINIDNKNLKGILISKAHNYKVNESQEYIVNRALDNPIGSERLEDLVKNKNNMVIITSDHTRPVPSNITMPILLNRIRKVNPSIDITILIATGFHRPTTREEMINKFGREIVEKEKIINHVSTDKNDLTNVGVLPSGGQLILNKLAINTELLISEGFIEPHFFAGFSGGRKSILPGIASAETIMANHCSEFINSNQARTGIIEDNPIHRDMLYAAEKAKLAFILNVVIDADKKIINAFAGDRRLAHEEGCKFVMELSSVKKIEADIAITSNGGYPLDQNIYQAVKGMTAAETTCRKGGVIIMIAACNDGHGGKSFYDNVSNAKNPRELLERILNVPRNKTIPDQWEIQILARILNDYTVIMVTDLCDPSMIENMHMKHAKTFEEALKMAYNIKGEKAEVVVIPDGVSVVVSD, encoded by the coding sequence ATAAAAATGATTAAAATTCCCTATTCAACAAAAACCCTAAAGATAAACATAGATAATAAAAACTTAAAAGGTATATTGATATCTAAAGCACACAATTATAAAGTTAATGAATCACAGGAGTATATAGTAAACAGAGCACTTGATAATCCAATAGGAAGCGAAAGACTAGAAGATTTAGTAAAGAATAAAAATAATATGGTTATTATAACTAGTGATCATACAAGGCCCGTTCCAAGTAATATAACTATGCCAATTTTACTTAATAGAATTAGAAAAGTAAATCCAAGTATAGATATAACTATACTTATTGCTACAGGATTTCATAGACCCACAACTAGAGAAGAAATGATAAATAAATTTGGAAGAGAAATAGTTGAAAAAGAAAAGATTATAAATCATGTATCTACAGATAAAAATGATTTAACCAATGTAGGTGTATTACCTTCTGGTGGACAGCTTATTTTAAATAAATTAGCTATTAATACAGAATTATTGATATCAGAAGGTTTTATTGAGCCTCATTTTTTTGCTGGTTTTTCTGGTGGCAGAAAAAGCATTTTACCCGGAATAGCATCAGCAGAAACTATAATGGCCAATCACTGTTCAGAGTTTATCAATAGTAACCAGGCCAGAACTGGAATTATAGAGGATAATCCTATTCATAGAGATATGCTCTACGCTGCTGAAAAGGCAAAATTAGCATTTATTTTAAATGTAGTTATAGACGCAGATAAGAAAATCATAAATGCTTTTGCTGGAGATAGAAGACTGGCTCATGAAGAGGGCTGTAAATTTGTTATGGAGCTTTCCAGTGTAAAAAAGATAGAGGCAGATATTGCAATCACCAGTAATGGAGGATATCCATTAGACCAAAATATATATCAAGCAGTAAAGGGAATGACTGCTGCCGAAACTACTTGCAGAAAAGGCGGAGTTATTATTATGATAGCAGCCTGCAATGATGGTCATGGTGGTAAGTCTTTTTATGATAATGTTTCTAATGCAAAAAATCCTAGAGAGCTTCTTGAAAGAATACTAAATGTACCAAGAAATAAAACTATACCAGATCAATGGGAAATTCAAATATTGGCAAGAATTTTAAATGATTATACTGTAATTATGGTTACTGATTTGTGTGATCCATCTATGATTGAAAATATGCATATGAAACATGCTAAGACTTTTGAGGAGGCTTTAAAGATGGCTTATAATATAAAGGGAGAAAAGGCTGAAGTCGTAGTTATTCCTGATGGAGTATCAGTGGTTGTCAGTGATTAA
- a CDS encoding YtxH domain-containing protein, protein MRGRFIKGITTGALIGAAAGMLIAPDLNRNTKKKIRKSRRMINNAAGDIFHNIKHWID, encoded by the coding sequence ATGCGTGGAAGATTTATAAAGGGAATAACGACAGGAGCATTAATTGGAGCAGCAGCAGGAATGCTCATTGCACCAGATTTAAATAGGAATACTAAAAAGAAAATTAGAAAATCAAGACGTATGATTAATAATGCTGCTGGAGATATTTTTCATAATATAAAGCATTGGATAGACTAA